A single window of Arvicanthis niloticus isolate mArvNil1 chromosome 20, mArvNil1.pat.X, whole genome shotgun sequence DNA harbors:
- the LOC117724617 gene encoding olfactory receptor 2B6-like, with the protein MRRHNTTPHHTNGFILVGFSEWPRLEMALLVVISIFYIVTLFGNSAIIILSRLDPKLHTPMYFFLANLSFLDLCYTTSTVPQMLKNIQSHERSISYVGCIAQLFIFLSLGSTECVLLSIMAFDRYVAICQPLRYTVIMHSQLCQQLAAVAWITGFSNSLVQTVLTSLLPHCGQYKVENFFCEVPAMLQLSCVDTWVNEVEMYAAVVVIKVIPLGLILFSYINIVRAVIRIQSSEGRKKAFNTCGSHLLVVIMFYGSAISGYAYMAPKSSSAKLKGKLLALFYGLITPMLNPLIYTLRNKDVKAAVKKVLGREQEQGWNLD; encoded by the coding sequence ATGAGAAGACACAATACTACCCCCCATCACACCAATGGCTTTATTCTCGTAGGCTTCTCTGAATGGCCACGACTGGAAATGGCTCTTCTTGTGGTCATCTCCATCTTCTATATAGTGACTCTCTTTGGGAATTCAGCTATTATCATTTTGTCTCGCCTTGATCCTAAACTCCATACCCCTATGTATTTCTTCCTGGCCAATCTTTCCTTTTTGGATCTCTGCTATACCACTTCTACTGTCCCCCAGATGCTGAAAAATATACAGAGCCATGAGAGAAGCATCAGCTATGTGGGCTGCATAGCACAACTGTTCATCTTCCTTAGCCTGGGATCTACAGAATGTGTGCTTCTCTCCATCATGGCCTTTGATCGATATGTGGCTATCTGTCAGCCTCTTCGTTACACAGTTATCATGCATTCTCAGCTGTGCCAACAGCTGGCAGCAGTAGCCTGGATAACTGGTTTCAGCAACTCGTTGGTGCAGACAGTGTTGACTTCTTTGTTACCTCATTGTGGCCAATACAAGGTAGAGAATTTCTTCTGTGAGGTACCTGCCATGCTTCAGTTATCATGTGTTGATACCTGGGTCAATGAGGTAGAGATGTATGCTGCAGTGGTTGTCATAAAAGTTATCCCTCTTGGGTTAATTCTTTTCTCTTATATCAACATTGTCAGAGCAGTCATAAGAATACAATCTTCTGAAGGTCGAAAAAAGGCCTTTAACACATGTGGGTCTCATCTTCTGGTGGTCATCATGTTCTATGGCTCTGCCATCAGTGGATATGCATACATGGCACCCAAAAGCAGCTCAGCCAAACTGAAGGGCAAGCTTTTGGCACTGTTCTATGGACTCATAACACCAATGCTGAACCCTCTTATCTACACCTTGAGGAACAAGGATGTCAAGGCAG